tgttACTGACTTGGGGAAGGAGAAACGAATgtgaaagtagaggaaaaaacatCATTAAAGAAATGGCACAAGAAGCAAGGCCTGCTGGAGACGGTTAAATTGCCAAGAAGTAAAGATGGAGTAAATGCGAGAGAAAGCATAATCTAAGCTAAAGGGGCTTTGTATCTTTGCTCATCTAGAGTAAGAGAGGACCAGACAAGGAGAAGCACCTGTGATTCCCCCAGTCTGCAGGAGTGTCTAATGTGTTGGAATGCCAATGTGATAATCATAGCAGTTGCTATGAATATGCCTACTTATTCCCAGGGTttgttcacaaaatataataaattctcctcctccaagacaaaaccaaaatatttatttgaaacattGCTATTAGGAcaccagaaggcaagatttagtaaggtactCATTACCAATCCAGGGAGCTCCAGCATTTCTTTCCATCAAGCCTCCCAGTGAGCAACTTCCCCTAGGCAAGTTCTTCTCTCTGCCTGTGCCTTTctctgcctgcttctctctccaCCCACACCTTTCCCTCTAAGCCATACAATACATACCATTTCCAACCAAAAACTCAGTACCTAATGGGATAGGTGCTGAGAAActtggaaatcagcacttaattggaAAAGAATGGGAATTCTTGTGGCCCACAGCCTAATTGGCTCTGCAACAGGTCTTCAtatgaggtctattaatgggcagggaagagcTTATATCCTGTTAAACTTACATATGTGTGTCCCAGTGTCCTGACTTTTTGAGTAAGATTTAGAACCAGAGAGAATTAGAGGAGTtaataggatcatggatttagggGTAATGAAGATGTTAAAGATCATTTAGTTGAACCTGTTTTACAAGGGAGATatactgaggcccaaggagaggaAAGTATTTATCCATAATCACTTGCAAGAAAATAATAGAGTTGGAATTTTGACCCACAGTGTCTCATTACAAATGCAATGCTATTTAAATTAAGCTGAAATCTCTCAGAAGATACAGAAACAACTAGAGCAAGGACTTTGTTGACTTCCTTTCTTCCCAGGTTGCCAACAGGgtttgaatgaaaaaatacaaagtgTTGCAGTTTCAAAGGCAGTACAAATAGATTACTCCAAGAGGGTTCTCTATACAACCGAAGATATTCTGCAATTGAAGTCTTCCAATAAGAGAATATTTAGAAGATCTCATGAAGCAACTATCCAAAACACTGAAGAGTTTAGGAGGTAGGCACATATATAGCCTCCTGTTCTAATATTATATCCTGGATTGTTGTTAATCAAAGAGTTAAATTTCATCATCTGGGGTTTGTGGCATGAAATGAAGATTTATAAGAAATTAAGTACCTCTGATCATCCATTAAGATCCTAATCTCATGTCCCCCTATGGCATGGATGTAGGCCTGAGTGACTATGGGAACTCAAGTCTTGCCAAGTCCAAACATCTAGGTAAGCTAAGAATAGGACCAGCAAAAGTTAGCCTCAGATCAGTTCAACTAATTTTGAATAGGTTCAGTAGTAGAAAAGGCAAATAGTTGAATCCCACAAAATTGCCTCAGCcaatttactctgtgtgtgtgtgtgtgtgtgtgtgtgtgtgtgtgtgtgtgtgtgtgtgtgtgtgtgtactatctAAACATAAAAATGCCCTGGTCCACAGGCCAAGAGAGAGAATGATTTCACATTTCATCAAAAGCAATCTGTATTAGTACAATCTAGGATTGCAGGAGACATACTGGAGGAACAAACAACTTCTTCTAAATTGTCTGAGGCTTTTCAGGCTCCAGttattcattttcttctactGTCTCTTGAAGTCTTCCAGTTATCTAAAGAAATCCCTTTTGTCTTCATTCAGCTACACGGTATACTCAGTGTTCTCTCAGGCAATCAGGAGTcacatctcctttttcatttatagCACACAGATTCAATAGGCTATCCCTCAGAGCCTGCCAAACTCATGTGGGCAGAGGAGTTACTTAAGCCTCATGAGGTCATGGATTGTTTTTGTCTGTACCCCACACCAAtgacaatgtctgacacatagtagacactgattttttttcaacacAACTCTTGAGGAATGTCAAAGTTATGACTTGTGTTGAAAAGGAAGTTTGACAAGGCATTCAATAAACACTGTGTAGTGTTATCATGCTGGACTCTGTtagacatgaaaaaataaacaagaaattgtTGTTTCCTTCAGGAAACTTACAAGTTAATAAGATTAATGATTCTGCTCTAATGAATACACAAGGATAAAATATGGTAAGTGAATAacaacaaagcaaagaaaaatgaaatcaggtAAGTAAAAGATAATCCCAACTGAGAGATCCTGGATCTACAAGTGTAATGTCTGAACCTTAAGGGTCCCTTAGTTTTGTACATGAAAAAAAAGACCCAAAGTGTCGCTTGACCAAACAGTAAGTGAGAGAGTTAGGATTTTAATCCAAAGTCAGTCTACTTTCCACTAGACCACAttgggatcagaaaaggctttatgAAGGAGACGTCACTcaaattgggacttaaaggaatggTAGGAAGTCAATGGAAGATGATATCCTTGGAAAGGAGAGAGGTGGACATGAGAGTCAGAGGGTACTAACATGGAGAAGGCCCAAAAGTGAGACAAATATGTGATGTCATTGACAAATAAGTGGCAATGGAAGtaacattttcctttgttcttcatTATATTCTTTTGTAGTGAAGTCGCTAACCTCAAACCTACCTTCCTGGATGTCTCCCATTCAGAGTTGGTGAACAACAACTGGAAATTTGGAAAGAATGAGAAGAGCCTGAGCTATATCAAAAACTGTATCCAGAAGCTTCCTGGATATTGCCTGCTCAGTCCTGAGGGGAATCCCATATCCTGGAGTGTGATGGAAGTATCATGTGAATTGAGGATGGCCTGTACTTTGCCAGAACATCAAGGCAGGGGCAAACTAGGGCAGATGATGAATGCATACATGAAATATCTTCAACAAAACAAGATTCCTTTTTATCTTCATGTAGAAGACATGAATGAGAACTCTCACAAAGCAGTGAGGCGCCTTGGTTTCAATGCCATGCCTTGTGATTGGCATCAGTGGAAAAGCATCCCACCTAGATTGCAGCAATTGCCCCATTTCTAACTCAGGTTGTGTCAGTCTTGAGTTATACAGTCCACTTATTTTGAGACCAGGATGTCTCTGTCTCACCCAGACTAGAAGTTCAACAGCCCCTCGTGGTCCCACATCCATTGAAGGTATGAACAGAAGccttgacctgctccatttccaaTATGGGTGAGTTCGTCCCTTCTTTAGCATCTTGGTGGCTCCTGGGCTCAAAGGTCAGAAGTAGTTCAGATTGTCTTTGGCGTTACTGTActtcagaactcctgagctcaagccaTCCACTAGTTTCAGCCTTCCCCAGACCCACAACTAGTAAAGAATACAAGAATGTACTTCCAAGTCCAGCCTCTCTACCCCACCTTTAGCATACTCACTGGAGATAATATCCAATGGAGTCAGTCTTTGAATATGCAGGACAATTGACCTCAATTAACTGAACCTATTTTTATGGAGTTCAAATACTACTCATACTTCAAACTAATTCCTTGCAAGAGAAAATATCCTTACCTGTCTCTCTATTGTGCAAAActtgtctcatttttaaatgtacaataaATTCAAGATGTAATACTCAAAGCTGTCTTTTCTGTGATCATCTTCAgctattctgatgaatatctggccactggattcagatggctctggagaagaagtgaggctgatgactggcacagccctccctcactcaaaacaaagtcaagtgcaagtcatgtcatcatttctctgatggcatggtcttcttcagcgatgaaagacaaacacacacatcctaaccatattcttcctctcttcttactCTACTCCtaatcataaaaagaaaagaaaaacaaaatccttgtaacaaatatgcaaggtcaagcaaaacaaatgactAGATTGACTCTATCTGTAAATGTGTGTCACTTTGTATCTGGGATCTATCACCTTTCTATTAGAGGTGGGTAGCATATGTCAATTTCAGTTTTCTAGAATTGTGGTTTTGTACTGCATTGCTCAGAGTTTTTTCAATGTTGTTTTTTGTTGATAatgctgttattgtataaattgttctggtttgGCTCACCTCACTgcacatcagttcatttaagtcttcccagatttctctggaGCCATCCATTCCATCAGTTCTGAAgacccaataatattccatcacattcatttaTACATCAAAATTTGCTCATCTAATCCCCAATACGTTGTCAGCACCTTGGTTTGCATTTTTCTTCCaactcaaaaagagctgctagaaatatttttgtacacatgggttctttttctctttctttgatagCTTTAGGGTATAAACTTATTAATATTATCCCCTGGATTAAAAGTTCTACAGTTTGGTAACTTTTTGGTCATGTTTccaatttgctttccaaaatatctAGACTAACTCAGAGCTTTACCATAGCCCCAGCTTTAATGTTTCTCTCTTTAAAGAAGGACACAACACATAAAGGAAAGAAGAGTGTCAGTTTAGACAATTAGAGAAATTGTGAGTGGAGTCTTAGGGGCAATAGATTGTCAGGCATTCCCTAGCAGCAATGTTAACAATGATTTAAGTATTATTTCCAGAACAGGAATAGGAAGGAAAGGTGTAGGGAAAGAAAGTACATACAGGAGTTGGGCAGATGACAAAGAACCCATCCTTGATGGATTCAAGTGTCCTGGCAGTGACTGACAGTGACTAACAAAAGTTTATAGAGAAATCctttggaaaaataataacaataattagtatttttataacactttaaggtttgcaaagcactatacatGTGttatcttttgatcctcacaacaaccttctgaTGTATGGCATAGGTAcagttgttttccccattttatagattacgATATTGAGGTTAAGAGACATTAGGTTCCTTACTTAGAGCCACACAGTcattaagtgtcagagacaggatttgaattcaggtctttctaagtCTAAGCACTccctccactgtgctacctagctgctcgctctctctctcttttcatttctctctcccctctcttcacacttccctctctctttctctctcttttcactgtcttggtcactctctctctttttctgtatgtctctctccctcccctctctcttcacctttctctccctctctctctttctctccgtctctgtctctctctgtctacctctctCCCCCCTTTTGTGGTCTAGAATAGAACTATAGAAGTAGTTAAGCATTCCAATGCACTTTCTCCAAAATAATCCCATAAAGGTAATAGGATGAGTACCTTCACACCCATCTTAGAGATGGGCAACTGAGATGGAGAGAAgcaaagtgatttatccaaggtcatgccGTAAATGAATGGTGACTCTGTTATGTCATGAatgccaaaataaaataataggtgAGAAAGACAGCACTTCAGCAGATCAGATGGGAAAGCAAGAGGCAGATGTTGCCACACCCATTTTGAGACCATATATGTTGACAATGAGAAATTGTTTTTCATGGACAATAGGTTCTCTGAAAAAGCAGCACCAGATGTTGTGCCATCTAAGGCATCCAATTTCTACCTTGATCCTCAAGGCCTGCAACAGAGGCTGGCATTCTATTGCTTCCCATGATAGGACAGGAAAATCTATTTACAGCCTAATGGCAACCCCTCTGCATGTCTAGACACCAGCTCTAGAATTTCATGAGTACTGTCAATTAAGGTACATACAGGGCTCTTGGTGTACTGACTCCCACACCCCTCAAAAggccaaagacaaaaagaaagcttCCA
The DNA window shown above is from Notamacropus eugenii isolate mMacEug1 chromosome 2, mMacEug1.pri_v2, whole genome shotgun sequence and carries:
- the LOC140524282 gene encoding glycine N-acyltransferase-like protein 2 — translated: MLLLREAQMLQTLHRSLAKSIPESLKVYGSIFHINRGNPFNLEVLVDSWPDYQTVITRPQREEMTDDMDHYTNTYHIFTKTPERLPEILESNKVINWDQMFNIQGCQQGLNEKIQSVAVSKAVQIDYSKRVLYTTEDILQLKSSNKRIFRRSHEATIQNTEEFRSEVANLKPTFLDVSHSELVNNNWKFGKNEKSLSYIKNCIQKLPGYCLLSPEGNPISWSVMEVSCELRMACTLPEHQGRGKLGQMMNAYMKYLQQNKIPFYLHVEDMNENSHKAVRRLGFNAMPCDWHQWKSIPPRLQQLPHF